Genomic segment of Vulpes vulpes isolate BD-2025 chromosome 16, VulVul3, whole genome shotgun sequence:
ataaagactcctaactcggggaaacgaactaggggtggtggaaggggaggagggcgggtgttggaggggaatgggtgacgggcactgaggtggacacttgacgggatgagcactgggtgtttttctgtatgttggtaaattgaacaccaataaaagttaattaaaaaaaaaaaaaaaaaaaagaaacgacaaatacccaccatttgcttcaacgtggatggaactggagggtattatgctgagtgaagtaagtcaatcagagaaggacaaacagtgtatgttctcattcatttggggaatataaataatagtgaaagggaatataagggaagggagaagaaatgtgtgggaaatatcagaaagggagacagaacataaagactcctaactctgggaaacgaactaggggtggtggaaggggaggagggcagggggtgggggtgactgggtgacgggtactgaggggggcacttgacgggatgagcactgggtgttattctgtatgttggcaaattgaacaccaataaaaaataaattttttattaaaaaaacaaggaaatcaaTTGCAATAGGAAATAGAGTGCACATAACTACACATAACATAagcatacataaaataattataatttttgccAGTAAACATATAAGTAGTTTTGAAATCTCTACAAAATAATACagcaaaaaatataaagtctgaATACCCATATATTGATTACAAACTTTGAATCTCCAAAATTATCTCATAAAACTTCCAGAATATAACagtatttggtaaatatttgagaaatttatACCGGTTCTCCACAGACATTTCCAGGTCATAGCCAAaggagatttcatttattcatgagaaatacaaagagagaggcagagacataggcagatggagaagcaggttccatgcagggagcctgatcggaactcgatcccaggaccccaggatcatgacgtgacactcaaccgctgagccacccgggcgtcccaaataccataatctttttttttttttttaaggtgtagAGTCAGGTATTTTATTTGGaatctttcttgcttcttttttttttttcttgatagataACTTGATGATGATATTCTAAGGGGCTCTCAATGGCTGAactcaaaataaaatccacagaaaAAGGAGCTTGTTCATGAAGTGTATTCTGGTCAGCTTCCCGGGACCAAAAGAAGAACGAAGAGAACAAGTAGAAACTAAATGGCCCTTAAATTCCTCTATCAGGGATGAAGAAGGATATGATCAGAGATGGACAAACAGAGGTTTGTAAGGTACAGGTAATGTTCTGTTCCCTAACCTAGCTTGTGGATACCTCTACAATGATACGTTGTTTTGTACGCATGgtagagttttttaaaataagttttatttatttatttttttataaatttattttttattggtgttcaattagccaacatatagaataacacccagtgctcatcccgtcaagtgcccccctcagtgccaatcacccagtcacccccaccccccaccctcctttccttccaccacccctagttcgtttcccagagttaggaatctttcatgttctgtctccctttctgatattttccactcattttttctcctttcccctttattccttttcactattatttatattccccaaaggaatgagaacatataatgtttgtcctcctccgattgatttatttaaaagctgTGCAATAATTCAAGTGTATGGCATTGCAAATCCAATTGGTGAATCCATGgaaaaatcattataatttaCTCAGAATATATGTTTGAAAAATCTAAGAGATTCATCTGGGAAAAAGATGACTGACCTGTATGACTGacctataaatatataagatatatttaaGATCAAGGCCTTTCTAAATGCAAAAGTATTAGTTATATTACATATATCAGCCTACTACATACAGTAGTAAAAAACAGGTAAGAGgatggaaggaaaattttaaaatatccaggACTAAAACTTTCTGAAGTTGTACAATATTACTTGCTTGATAggattcattcttcttttttcaaatccAACATATAAAGTCATAGTTTTCATACATCTTAAATTCATTGTTTATCCTCTTTCTATTCCCCAGACCAAAAATTTGAATACTTACCAACGTGAAAGAACCTGcttcagggcacctgtgtggctcagtccattaagtgtctgcctttggctcaggtcatgatctcaggtccagggatggaatcaggcttcctgctcagcaggggatctgcttccccctcttcctctgcccctttcaccCCACACCCATCCAACTCCTAACTCCCTCGTAGGAAGGATaaaatctctctttctcaataagtaaataaaatcttaaaaaaagaacctattcCTATAATATATTGCCTCCCACAACATAAatcctaaaaataagtaaaacttcattgtgtgaaaaatattaaaatgaagaataattgtaaaaacaaatacttgcctcaattaaaatataaagtggaAATTAGGAAAAGACATAGAAGTGATGCTggtataataaaaagtaataaaaagtagagattaactttatttattcaagcaTTTTGCACAAAGGGCATTTTCTCCCGCCTTTACTGTAGGAGTTTTCATTCTTAATCATGACAAATGTTTTAATCATGAGCCCTAATCTACCATCATCGAATCATAACTCCCAAAGCAATTAATATGCAACCATACAAGGTCTTTCCAGATTTCTAAGCAGTCATCTCATCTCCAAGCTACTGTAATTCCTATTTCCCCTTTATAATTGATCAAAAGCAACATTTCTTAACCAGTCCTTCAAACCTTAGtttatgtcttaaaatattttcacatgggTTCCTCTTAACACATATTTCGAATTCCCAGGGGCAGATATTTCACAACAGAAATTTTAGAGCCATGCTTCcaattaagtgaaatatttttgagtCATCCATGGCCTTAACAAGCATTGTCTGTAGGCAGGATAAAAATATgtttgccgggatccctgggtggcgcagcggtttggcgcctgcctttggcccagggtgcgatcctggagacccgggatcgagtcccacgtcaggctccctgcatggagcctgcttctccctctgcctgtttctctgcctctctctctctcactatcataaataaataaaaaaaaatatgtttgccatatatttttttcctgtttgtcaAATGTAGGTAAATActcctgcaattaaaaaaataaattcaggggtgcctgggtggctcagtggttgactgtctgccttcagctcatggtataatcccagggtcctgggatcaaatcccacatcaggttcctgtggggagcctgattctccctctgcctatctctctgctcctctgtgtgtctctcatgaataaatatatgaaatgttaaaataaataaataaataaattaattaattaatttgttcttCAATGTTATTGAACATAGTAATTTTTTCAATACATATTAgacattttacaaacaaaattaTATCATGGGGGATTAGGTAAggcaaaatattttgattattaaagtCTCATATACCCATATCTTTAGAAAGTGTAGTAGAAGATTGGGTTAAGCTTGCACAATTTTTCTCATTAGTACAATGGGTACCTGATCTCTGATGCTGTTGTTCTTATTGTCTCAAAGGAGAGCATCCCTGTAGCTATTTTAGTTGCTTTGCCAAAGTTCATTAAGCAAAATATTCCTTGGTGACACTAGAACTCAGGTCTCTAAGGATCCTTTATGTTATTCATAAACATGATCTCAGGGCATCCCCaaaagatagagcaaaggaccataaatatcattaattttggaGTAGAAAAGCCAATCCCTAGCTGAGAACAATCAGAGATGACTTCCAAAACCCTGAGGaaatttgtttattctctttccttacattaagttttcttcccttcctggctGAGACCAAAGGAAAATGCTTCCAATGTTTAAAATAAGTCTCCAATGACAGTTTTTATATgatattaaaacagaaaactcaAAGAACTCAAGACCCTTCAGAAAATGTCTGGAGAGTGACTATGAGTTGATAATCCCATTGGACCTGGGCTGAGGCACATCTTCTCCACACAACACAGTGAAACACAGGAAGAGCTGCCAGCTGAAGCCACCAGTAATTACCCAGAGTAAATACTGTAGGTAGACATAAGAGTTACTTTCTCTATAGGAGataagagaaagaaacatttgcTGGCATTTCTTCTGTAATATGGTTACTTAAGCTTGTttcaacttttttaaatttttatttatttatgatagtcacacacacacacacacagagagagagagagagagagagagagagagagaggcagagacacaggcagagggagaagcaggctccatgcaccgggatcccgatgtgggattcgatcccggatttccaggttcgcgccctgggccaaaggcaggctctaaactgctgcgccacccagggatcccttgattcAACTTTTAATGTGGAAAATTGTAGTAGACATGTTGTGAACTATGCAATAGCCCTTTGTAAGACTTAAGGTCATATAGCCAGAGCTATATTTTTGCATCCATAATTAGTCACCCATGTAGTGTAATTTCAAGAACATACAGAAATATACCTTCCAATCCTTGGAATTTGTACCCCAAAAGAATATTACATTGCTTAAAATGTCcacattttctaatttgtaaatattctcttacaatgaaaaattttaaaagaattaatttaatCCTTCCCAAACAtctattaattcaacaaaaatattccCTTAATATCTAATTCCTCAATAACAATAATTTGAGTAATTGGAtggctggaggagagagaggccaTTTATATTGTTCATGGAGCACAATTTGTTCTCTAGATAATGACTTGTATGACACTGTTCAAGataacaaagtgaaaagaatatTTCACAAGTGCAACTTTTGCCTGCTGTGCATCcagagaggaaggatggaaaagGAGATGAGAGCAGGACGTCAATTTTTAGTTACTTTGTAGTTTGTTCTACTTCTTGCCCTTTTTGCAGCCCTGAAGTAGTCAGAGAGCATCAATTCTTAGATAAACCAAAATCAAAGGAGAAGGCAAAGAATAAGCCATAGTAAATTATTAGCACACTGTTTTATTTGCACAAAAGAGAAACTgttaataaattgattttctaaCACAAGCAAAAATCGAATTTGCCCAGAGATTGAGGGGATATGAAAAatctcaggggcccctgggtggctcagaggttgggcatctgcctttggctcagggtgtgatcccagggtccggggatcgacttccacatcgggctcccatcgggagcctgcttctccctctgtctgtctctgcctctctctgtgtctttaaattatttttttttaaagaaagagaaatctcagGAAGTTTGAGAACAAAGaaccctgctttttttttccttgtataaGCCACTGATTGGTATGAGCGGCTCACAAAGAAATCACTCTCTAGGAGTGGAAGGGTCATCCGTTATTTGGAtatttcagaattcctttttGAGGTTGACTGATTCCAAACTCCTGAGATTTCCATTACCCAAAGAATCTCATTCATGCTCACATATACTAGGGGTGATAGAGTAACTAGTATACATCCAACTCCCAATTCATAATCACCACAAAAGAGAGCAATTTACTGTTACTATATTGTTATATTCTATATCTTGGAAGTGTTAATGCAAATAAAGAGTTGAACATTGTGCTACTGATGTGCGACTGATTGATggaaaaggagatagagaaagGAGTACTGACAAGGCAACGAAAAGTTGAATGAAAGAGTTTTTAGAGGCCCTATGGCAGTTTCAAGGCACAGAAATGGGAGGATACCATTTTCCCTTACAAAAAGTTGGTTTATTGGTTTGTCTCTATGCTTAGGCATTTGTTTCTCTAAAAATTGGTTCTAcatagcacaaaaaaaaaaaaaactggacagaTATATGAATTTCTACTATGAGTATTAAAAGATGGGTGAAATTCATACTATGAATATTAAAAGACACTTCATTTATTGATTGCATGTTATAAAAGGGTCAGTAAGAGATAAATAGGTTTTTGGGTGTAGAAAGGGAAGTAGattatttaaatgaagaaataggtTCTATCTTGAGTACACTCCCTGGAGTTAGGGCAATTCGAATCATCCTGATGTTGCAGTGTAAGCCTGTTAATTATCATTATTGCCcaaaattttctctcctttaaaaaataataaaatgcaaactgAGTTAAATTATACATAAGGTACATTAAATCATTCATCTAAAATTATGAATGTATGATATGTGTCAGACTCAGTTTCTGCAATAACAAGCTATAtagcagagaaagaacaaattccTTGTGCATAGAGTTCATTTGTTAGTGACCTAAGTGATCCAATGACTATTCTTGAACTCCTGGAATATCTCCATCTATAGTACCTATGTGAATTGCTACTGATTTCAATTAAAACTATACAAAGTGATTCTTGAAGGAATAACATCAATCCTTCTTATCAGACGACGAGGGTTGAGACTAGAGATTGAGATGGGAAGCTAAAGAAACCGTGCCACACTCTAGTTTCTTTTTAGGAGAGGAATGAATCTTCAAAAACAGTGTAAGtgatttcagctttaaaaaagaaaggaaagggatccctgggtggcgcagcagtttagcgcctgcctttggcccagggcgcgatcctggagacccggaatcgagtcccacgtcgggctcccggtgtatgcagcctgcttctccctctgcctgtgtctctgcctctctctctctctctgtgaatatcataaataaataaaaatttaaaaaaataaataaaaaggaaaggaaagcataaagggttagtttccaagatctataaaaaacttactaaactcaacagcaaagaaacaaacaatccaatcatgaaatgggcaaaagacatgaacagaaatctcacagaggaagacatagatatggacaacacacacatgagaaaatgctctgcatcacttgccatcagggaaatacaatcaaaaccactatgagataccacctcacaccagtgagaatggggaaatttaacaaggcaggaaaccacaaatttgtagaggatgcggagaaaggggaacactcctactctgttgatgggaatgtgaactggtgcagccactctggaaaactgtgtggatgttcctcaaagagttaaaaatagacctgccctacgacccagcaattgcactgctggggatttaccccaaagatggagatggaatgaaatgccgggacacctgcccctcgatgtttctagcagcaatgtccacaatagccaaactgtggaaggagccttggtgtccatcgaaagatgaatggataaagaagatgtggtctatgtatacaatggattattactcagccattagaaacgacaaatacccaccatttgctttgacgtggatggaactggagggaattatgctgagtgaaataattcaatcggAGGACAaccattatatgttctcattcatttggggaatataaataatagtgaaagggaatagaagggagggagaagaaatgggtgggaaatatcagaaagggagacagaacatgacgactcctagctctgggaaatgaactaggggtggtagaaggggaggaacggggtgggggtgaatgggtgatgggcactgagggggttcttgacgggaggagcactgggtgttattctgtattttgtcaaattgaacaccaataaaaaataaattcattatttaaaaaaatactgaaaacaaacaaaaaacccagaacaaaaaaacaaaaaaaaaaaacccccaaaaaactaaaaacaaacaaaaaccaccaaaaaccaaaacgaaaacaaaacaaaacaaaacaaaaaaaccagaacaGTAGTCTCTAAGAAATATTGAATGGGAGCAAATTCtggacaatggaaaaaaaaactaagtaccCAACAAGCAAGAGGTGCAGGAGAGAGATTACTAGAAACAAATCCACAAGGAATCAATAACAACAGAtggagaattaaaatattaaagtagaaaCTATCtcagaagctaaaaaaaaagaagtctggaaaAGGATTTCCAGTTTAGAATTTGGACTTTTATGTAGGAGTGTACTCAAAATGACGGTGCAATATGaaactgatataaaaaataagagtgcTGAACCTCCTGACCAGAATAGGCATTAAAGAATATAGCTTCATCTCAGTACATAGACCacaccatttttgtttttgttttatttttaatttttgtttttgttttgtttttaattttaattttgtttgttttaatatatgcTTTAACTTGCCAGCATAtaatacaacacccagtgttcatctcatcatgtgtcctcattaatgcccatcactcagttaccatatgcccccacccacctgcccctctgcaaccctttgtttgtttcccagagttaggagtttctcatggttgtCTTACTATCTAATTTTTCACCACTCaggcttttgtttctttagttcACATTTTCATAACAACCTACTTGTGCCAGATGTAATGGAATAAAGGATATATAAATCGTAACCTCTATTTTGGAGAAGTTTATAGGAACATAGAGGAGAAATATAAGTATATGCAAGCATACAATGTGGTCTAGAGAGTAAGCAGCAGCTGTATATAAATAACACTGTATCATAATCTCACATACTCTGGGAAGATGAATAAAGATTTCCCTGGAAGACTCATACCTAAGAGAATTCTGAAGCACCAATTGCCATTAGTCAAAGATTAGCCCTTGCAGAGAAGACAGCATGTGAAAAATATGAGGAATTTAAGCCCTCAATGTTTGTGGAACTTAAGTTATGAGAAAGAAAGCTAAGGAATTTGTAAGAGATGAGGTGAGCAAATAGGGAAGGCCCTGTCCATGAAGAGCCTTGCAGGCCACACACAAGAGACTAATCTTTATCAATAAGTAGCGaacacaggatgcctgggtggcttagcggtttcgcacctgcctttggccccaggtgtgatcctggggtcctggggtttagtcccacattgggcttcctgcatggagcctgcttctcccactgcctctctctctctctctctctctctccctctcaaataaataaataaaatctttaaaaaataaataagtagtgaACATTAGAAGAGAATATGGCTTGGAGAAGGACCGTGCTTTAATTTTGAGCTCTTAGTGTATGAAGTGTCTGTGGAACATCCAAATGATGATATACACTTagcaatttttttatttggaaaagttCCAGACTTTGGAATTCATCATATAAATGTCAATGAAATCAATTGCACCAAGTGAAATCTTGGAGAGCATGGAGTAAGAAGAAGAAcaaggagaaaacaagaaaagagaggTTTCAGGACAAAATATTGGGGAATAGCAATGCTTCATAGGTTGATAGAGGATGAGGAAGCCCATCTATCTCTAAAAAGAGATAGAATCTGGAATAGAATCAGGATTATGGTATGGAATCCATTTGAAGGGGCTATCAGGCaaaataactacaaaaaataTGCCAATGGCTTCAACAGTAAAAACGTTCTTATGGGTGTTAGAGCAGTAGGAGGTTGGACATGAAAATAGGGTTGCAGAACCCTAAGACCTAAACTAAGTAGGGGTAGGATGAGAAGGTGGAAATAATAGTATcttttcaaaggaataaaaaatgtaacTAAAGATGCATAGCCTGTGGGTCAccttggttgagcatccacctcttggtttcagctcagatcttgatctcaggattgtaagatcaagcccacatggggctctgtgctaggcatgaaatctgcttcagattctctgcctttccctttaGCCCTCCACACAGCCTCTCAAAAAACTAGATACCCAGCTCCTGGAAGACTATTTATTGATATTAAACACAGATTTCATTTCAGGGCTTTTGAGAGAAATGGAGCCACAGACAACTAAAAAGTCAGGTGTATGCATATGAAGATATTCCTTTTTTCACACTATAGATAAAATAATTGCATATCAAACTATCTTTAAGAATAAGGagttcaagggatccctgggtggcgcagcggtttggcgcctgcctttggcccagggcgcgatcctggagacccaggatcgaatcccacgtcgggcttccggtgcatggagcctgcttctccctctgcctgtgtctctgcctctctctctctctctctgtgactatcataaataaataaattaaaaaaaaaaaagaataaggagttCAAGCAGATAATAATAAAGAGACAAGGGGGAAATCTCAGGATCCAGTGCTGTGTTTTGTTAtcattgttgtttgtttgtatttcagGTAAAATGCATGTTAACCTTAAAACAATCCTTTGAAAATAACAACTGAAGAGAAGTCATGTTCTTCGTCATCTGGATATGACATGTATCCAAGGTTGGTCTTGGATAAAGAACATTTAAGTACACATTAAGTAACATCATTTTTTTGCTCTTATTTGTAAATCCAATCCATGTAATGAATTACAAACAATTAACATATACATTTGTAAATTTTCAGGGGAAAGAATGATCTGAGAAAATGTTGGATTGTTTTACATTAACATGAATCCTGAGTATTTGctcatatatggaatattcaAGAAGGCTAGTTCGTATAGTAGTGATATGGATTATTatgtgaaatgagaaaatagactGATTTGCTTGGTTTTTGTATTCAGTGTTTTGCTACAGAATTTTAATACTGATCTTCCcacaaaaatctcttttattttcataggCTGGTGGTTAGATTTCAAAAGTCAGTGATGAGAAACTATACAGCAATAACAACTTTTATCCTGCTGGGACTGACAGACGACCCACAACTGCAAATCCTGCtctttatctttctatttctCACCTACATCTTGAGCGTAACAGGGAACCTGACTATTATCACCCTCACACTGGTGAACTCCCATCTTAAAACTCCTATgtactttttttctgagaaatttcTCCTTCTTAGAAGTGTCATTCACCACTGTCTGCATTCCTAGATTCCTGTATAGTATATCAACAGGGGACAATACTATTACCTACAATGCTTGTGCaagtcaaatattttttgttattctctttGGAGCAACTGAATTTTTTCTCCTGGCAGCCATGTTCTATGATCGCTATGTTGCTATCTGTAAACCACTTCATTACATGACCATCATGAGCAATAGGGTGTGTAGCTTATTAGTCTTCTGCTGTTGGGTGTCTGGCTTGATGATCATTCTCCCACCCCTTAGCTTGGGCCTCCCACTGGAGTTCTGTGACTCCAATGCCATTGATCATTTTAGCTGTGATGCAGCTCCCCTCCTGAAAATCTCATGTTCAGATACATGGATGATAGAACAAATGGTTATCCTTGTGGCTGTATTTGCACTCATTATAACTTTAGTGTATTTCTGTCCTACACATACATCATCAGGACGATTCTGAGATTCCCCTCTgtccaacaaagaaaaaaggccTTTTCCACCTGCTCATCCCACATGATTGTAGTTTCCATCACCTATGGAAGCTGCATCTTCATCTATATCAAGCCATCAGCAAAAGAAGGGATAGCCATAAATAAAGGTGTTTCGGTGCTCACTACTTCTGTTGCACCCTTGTTGAATCCCTTCATTTACACCTTGAGAAATAAGCAAGTGTAACAAGCTTTTAATGACttcataaaaaagatgaaatttcacTCAATGAAACTGAAGTTTTGATAAATCAgtgtaaaatgaaagaagaaagtcCTCTAAACATTTAACAACAGCTTCTAACTTGTTTCATTGCTTTGCTTATAACTTGATTATATTAACCCTCTCAAAGACATTTAATAATACATTCTAATCTCATCTTAATCGAACTCCTTTTTCTTTCAAACCAAATTCATACCTGGTGTTTTCTTTCACTGTAAAACTATAAAGTATAAACTATAATTGAACTTATCGCCACTTCTGACCTAATCCTT
This window contains:
- the LOC140595915 gene encoding LOW QUALITY PROTEIN: olfactory receptor 6C2-like (The sequence of the model RefSeq protein was modified relative to this genomic sequence to represent the inferred CDS: inserted 1 base in 1 codon; deleted 1 base in 1 codon), producing the protein MRNYTAITTFILLGLTDDPQLQILLFIFLFLTYILSVTGNLTIITLTLVNSHLKTPMYFFLRNFSFLEVSFTTVCIPRFLYSISTGDNTITYNACASQIFFVILFGATEFFLLAAMFYDRYVAICKPLHYMTIMSNRVCSLLVFCCWVSGLMIILPPLSLGLPLEFCDSNAIDHFSCDAAPLLKISCSDTWMIEQMVILVAVFALIITLXVFLSYTYIIRTILRFPSVQQRKKAFSTCSSHMIVVSITYGSCIFIYIKPSAKEGIAINKGVSVLTTSVAPLLNPFIYTLRNKQV